A part of Crassostrea angulata isolate pt1a10 chromosome 5, ASM2561291v2, whole genome shotgun sequence genomic DNA contains:
- the LOC128184050 gene encoding uncharacterized protein LOC128184050, whose protein sequence is MDSEFNLQDVVRCHLCEAPVPPLHCAFCRMHLCFTCKNEHLSHKSEEHQIVPFNERGRLYPKCSKHPTNLCDLYCKQCDVPFCFECVSSGKHLEHTQVNILNVLKQKKKIIQRDLKEFENSIYPKYKEIAFNILVQKDGLNENAMKLTIAINKHGEALHREIDIAIKKLQSDVDKMKYKCMVDLQKLEDEINNSISDITQTSAKLTQLLNSNEVFSYKPRNTEFQTIPPKIVVSLPKFIPQTINRKQIHRQIGSLSASSTFFITEINTAYGKTNTLYSVACQNDQEVWTRGLDSMIRLYNIHSKLVKSIQTKSGNTPSDVAVTQDGELVYTDYEDKTVNIVKNTQIQKIIKLGSWRPCNLCSTSSGGLLVAIVSDDQKRSKVVRYSGSTKKQTIQFDDKGQPFYSSNASPKYICENKNLDICVADNEAGAVVVVNQAGELQFIYTGLPSKTEKPFFPFGIATDSQSRVLTADCDNHRIHILDQIGNFLRYIDNSHLVMPCGLCVDTKDNLFVAETSQGKVMKIQCNL, encoded by the coding sequence atggacTCTGAGTTTAATCTCCAGGATGTTGTACGATGTCATCTCTGTGAAGCTCCTGTACCCCCTTTGCACTGTGCATTTTGCCGCATGCATCTGTGTTTTACCTGTAAGAATGAACATCTCTCTCATAAATCTGAAGAACATCAAATAGTGCCATTTAACGAGCGCGGGAGACTTTATCCTAAGTGTTCAAAACATCCTACAAATTTATGTGACctttattgtaaacaatgtgaCGTTCCTTTTTGTTTTGAGTGTGTCTCCTCAGGTAAACATTTAGAACATACACAAGTTAACATTTTGAATGTactaaaacagaagaaaaaaataatacaaagagatttgaaagaatttgaaaattctatttatcctaaatacaaagaaattgcATTTAACATCCTAGTTCAAAAAGATGGTCTAAATGAAAATGCCATGAAATTGACAATAGCAATTAACAAACACGGTGAAGccttgcacagagaaatagacatcGCTATTAAGAAGCTCCAATCTGATGTAGATAAGATGAAGTATAAATGCATGGTTGATTTACAAAAGCTAGAAGATGAAATTAACAACAGTATTTCTGACATCACTCAAACTAGTGCTAAATTAACTCAGTTACTTAATTCTAATGAAGTCTTCTCCTATAAACCCAGAAATACCGAATTTCAAACCATACCCCCTAAAATTGTTGTTTCTCTACCCAAGTTTATTCCTCAAACAATTAACAGGAAACAAATTCATCGACAGATCggttctctgtcagcgtcaTCTACATTTTTCATCACAGAAATAAACACTGCGTATGGAAAAACCAATACTTTATACAGTGTGGCATGTCAAAATGACCAAGAAGTTTGGACGCGTGGTCTAGACAGCATGATCAGACTATACAACATCCATAGTAAACTAGTGAAATcaatccaaaccaagtcagggaacacGCCATCAGACGTAGCAGTAACACAAGATGGTGaactagtttatactgattacgAGGACAAAACTGTAAACATAGTGaaaaatacacagatacagaagATAATCAAGTTAGGGAGTTGGAGACCGTGCAATTtatgtagtacctcctctggagGGCTCCTAGTTGCAATAGTCAGTGATGATCAAAAACGATCAAAAGTTGTACGTTACTCTGGCTCAACTAAAAAACAAACCATTCAATTTGATGACAAAGGACAGCCTTTCTATTCATCTAATGCTTCTCCTAAGTACATATGTGAGAAcaagaacctagatatctgtgtagCTGACAATGAAGccggtgcagtagtggtggtcaatcaggccggggaACTCCAGTTTATATACACAGGTCTTCCCTCAAAGACCGAGAAACCATTTTTTCCATTTGGTATTGCTACAGACAGCCAGAGTCGAGTCTTAACAGCAGACTGTGACAACCACCGTATCCACATCTTGGATCAAATAGGCAatttcctccgctacattgacaactccCATTTAGTCATGCCAtgtggtttatgtgtggacactaaggacaacctctttgtggctgagaCATCACAGGGTAAAGTGATGAAAATTCAATGTAACTTGTAA